In the Balaenoptera musculus isolate JJ_BM4_2016_0621 chromosome 2, mBalMus1.pri.v3, whole genome shotgun sequence genome, gaaagagaaagagagagagagagcacgcgCGAGAGAGCACGCGAGCCACCATTTAGTCACTTGGATACAGCCGTGCCTGAAGCTGGATACACACCACCAATAAATTCCCATAGTGCTTCAGCAAATTTGAGTTGGTTTCCCAGGCTTTCTAGCAAAATAACTTGAATAACACAACAACACAGAGCAAGCCTCAAACGAGTCTGCTTCTCAGTGGAACATCCCATGGTGAAAGTAGTTgtcaagaaaaaggaatacagtAGACTGTTTAGTCCCTTGAAAGTTTGTTGTTCTCTCCGTCTGGACTCGAGGCTTCTGTCGCAACCATGCTTCGCCAGATCATCATTCAGGCCAAGAGGCGTCCCAGCTTGATCCCCATCTTCCTATTTACTGGAGTGGGAGGTCCTGGAGCAGCACTGTATGTCTTGCGCCTGGCATTGTTCAATCCAGATGTCAGTTGGAACAGAAAGAATAACCCAGAACCCTGGAACAAACTGGGTCCCAATGATCAGTACAAGTTCTACTCAGTGAATGTAGATTACAGCAAACTGAAGAAAGAAGGTCCAGACTTCTAAATGAAATGTTTCACTATAGAACTGCTTAGAATGAAGTTCTTCCAGAAGCCACCTGCGCAATTTTCCACTTAACCAGGAAATATTTCCCCTCTAAATGCACGAAATCATGTTGGTGTATTGTGCTGGGGTTTACACGGATTAATACATAGtctgaaacttgaaaaaaaacaaaagaaaaaggactacAAATTTATGGACAAGCATGGAACTGGGAAAGTTacctcccctctctgtgcccaagtttctgcatctgtgaaatggggataataataaaacctCCCTCGTGGCATTATTCTGATTAAATAAGTCAATAAGAAAAGTGTTACATGAAAGTATCCCAAATGTTGGTACCATTGGtactattattagttattgttactattattgttatttccGTCGTAAAAATGATTATATCAGTGCTAGAGTTCTATTGCTCTATGTGAAGGCTCTACTTTGGAGTCACATTTGAATTGTTACCAAGTTGAATTAACTACCCATAGGGTCTATTATTGGATAAATTGagcatttattcaatcattcagaAAGGAAAtcccggccaaaaaaaaaaagaaagaaagaattacaaagggacttccctgacggtccagtggttacgactctgcacttccagtgtAGGGggagcgggttcgatccctggtcggggaactaagatcccacatgctgcggggccccccaaaaaaggaaatcCACATCTAAGTCTGGGATCTGGCCTGACTCCTGAATCCACAGGGAGCACCCGTGGACAAATAGGAGACCCCTGGGGGACAGGGTCCTTATCACTACAAGAGCCTGTAAGGACCAGGCGGCCTGTGGCTCCATCTGCACCTGTGGAACCAGGCAAATTTCCCTTCTCTGTGGAATCCAGTAGGGAAACGAGTATTTTTAAGGGAACGGAGGGAAAAGGATAATGGTAGCTTTAGCTTGAATCTGAGGCTGCTGTAAGAGAGAATAACAGTGTTGGTAATTTCTCCTTCCTGTTTAAGCACTTTGGTGAAGTGCCTTCCCCTAAATTAAACTGGGAAGTAAGAAAAAACTAGTTCACACGCCAGCATACAGACCCACAGGCCCACTTGGCTACAGATTTCTAGCACACGGGAGTTGTCTTAGAGGAGAACTGGGGAACTGGGCCAGACTGCAACAGCAGAATTTCCCTCCgctgcagaaaaaaagaaaaaagaaaaagaaaatgaacttcagTCATCTCAGTCAAAAATGTACTGAGGTTTTCTTCCCACATCCTTTatctctctcctctgtctcttcttcctccttctcctcctcctcctctttttaagaaaaactgtggtaacatatacatataaaatttaccatattaatcaTGTTAAAGTGTGTAGTTCAGTGGCACTGAGTACTTTCACATTGTGCAACCGTCCGCACCatgcatctccagaactttctcatcatcCCATCCTGAAACTCTGTCGACATTAAACACCAGCcctccatttcccctcctcctAGCCTCTGGTatccactattctactttctgtttctatgaatttgactgctctaggtcTCTGATATGAGTGGAATCACACTGTATCTGTAGTTTTGTAACTGGATTATTTCACCTAGCTtaatgttttcaatgttcatGTTGTGGCATGAgtctgaatttccttcttttttaagactggataatgttccattgtatgtaccacattttgtttatccatttatctgttgacggacacttacgttgcttccaccttttgactcttgtgaataatgctcctatgaacatgggtgtacaaatatacATGTTCCAGtacctgatttcaattcttttggctatatgcccagaagtggaattgctagattatGGGGTAAATCTAcgtttaattatttgaggaaccaTCACACTGTTTTCCTTAGCAGTTATACTGTTTTCTATTCCCACTAGCTATGCACCATGGTTCAATTTCTCCACTTCTtcaccagtatttgttattttctgtttttcttttttttaaaaataatggccgtattaatgggtgtgaagtggtatctcattatggttttgatttgcatttccctagtgatcagtgatgttgagcatcttttcatgtgtttagtgactttttgtatatcttctctgatgGAATGTCTatatattcaagtcctttgctcattttttaattgagttatttggtattttattgttgagttgtaagagttctttatatattttgaatatgaatcccttatcagatatatgattcacaaatattttatcctGTTTCCTGGGTTggcttttcactctgttgataatgtcctttcacgcacagaagttttaaattttgacatagaccaaatttatctatttttaattttgttacctatgctttaggtgtcatatccacAAAATCATcaccaaatccaatgtcatgaagttttttctttatgttttctttgaagagtTTTATACCTTTGACTCATGTTTAGgtttctgatccattttgagttaatttctgtatatggtttaaggtccaacttcattctttggcatgtgaatatccagttttcctgtcaccatttgtggaaaaaaaaaaaaccccacaatgtTTAGTTTTGAAAAAACTCATAACTGTGAGGTGTAAAATCTTTTCTCAGTTCTTTTAGCGTTTGCTTTGTGTATATGAAGCTCTGTGAATAGGTATATACACATGTAGAACtgttatgtttttttaatgaatgatcCTTTATCATTGTTAATTGTCCCTCTTTTTCGCTGGTTATATTCTTTATCCTGAAGTTCAccttgtctgatattaatatagccactcagctttcttattattaatatttgtataatatatctttttccattcctttatatTTAACTTAGATCTCTTGTAGGCAATGTTCGACTGGGTTTTACTTTCTTATCCAGTTTGACttttaattaaagtatttttatttaatgtagtttgtgatatggttggatttaagTCCAACcttactattttatcttctacttggttatttgtatttttttcctcttttcatgctatcttttggattatttttagattctattttctctctattgGCTTATTATCAATATCTACTTGCCTTATTTTTTTGATGGAGTATAGAGTTCACAATAAGCACCTTTAACATCACAGTCTACTCTCAAATCGTAATATACCACTAATATGTACCCTAAGAACCACACAATAGCTGTACTTCCATTTCTCCCTTGGGGTCCTTTAAACAATTGTTGTCattcattttacttctacatatatAATAACCCCCACAAtacactgttattatttttttccttaaatgttccTTAAATGgtcaattctttttaaaagaaaattttaaattagggaGACATTTATCttgtatttatacacacattcACCACTTCAGGGTTCTTTCCTTCGTGTAGAGCCAAGCTTCCAACTGGTATCATTTTTCCTTCAGCCTGAAAagtttcctttaacatttcttatggTGTAGGTCTCCTGGATAAAAAGCcttgttttgctttcattttgaagattattttttctagataTAGAATTCTACTTTACCCTTTTTTTTCCGCTTCCAGCTCTATAAGAACACATTTTCCTTGTCTTCTAGCTTGCATTGTTCCTGACAAGAAGTCTGTGAGCATTCTCGTCTTTGCTCTGTATATGTAATATGTCTCTTTTTCTGCtccttttaataacttttttatcaCTGGTTTTCAGTAACTTGATAATGATGTATTGTgatgtgtttttatttgtatattttctgcttGGGATTCATTGAGCCTCTTGAATCTGtacatttattgttttcattaaacttgggaaaattttggccattatttcttcaaatagcaTTTCTGTCCCCCCTTTTCTGGTactcccattttatatatgttagaCCACTTAATCTTGTTCCACAGGTCACTaaagctcttttcatttttttcagactctttttcttctctgtgtttcagcCTAGTTTCTTTTGCGatttcttcaagttcac is a window encoding:
- the LOC118889562 gene encoding cytochrome c oxidase subunit NDUFA4-like, whose translation is MLRQIIIQAKRRPSLIPIFLFTGVGGPGAALYVLRLALFNPDVSWNRKNNPEPWNKLGPNDQYKFYSVNVDYSKLKKEGPDF